A genomic window from Fusarium oxysporum Fo47 chromosome X, complete sequence includes:
- a CDS encoding general substrate transporter — protein sequence MGSSPTEKKGAAAAAGNDLAAVLPDDARPWYRVPHLLKLNLLLLIPLVSSGAIGYDGSMMNGLQTLPQWRGYFGQPEGAMLGALNSVYPAGKVIALFFVTYVCDRFGRKTAMMVGALTCVAFAIMQAVSQNLETFIAARAILGFFTSFLAQPSPILITELAYPTHRGKLTALYNTSFYLGGIIAAWCTYGTFKIDSTWSWRIPSLLQGALPFIQLLAVYFLPESPRWLVAHGRREEARKILATYHAGGDANAPLVNFEMAEIEGALTHEADAMSQNSWLELVRTPANRKRTLIAVIVGWFAQWNGINLVSYYLVLVLNTIGITAAKEQTLINGLLQISNWLAAIFVGAMLVDRLGRRTLFLLSTCGMFVSYIIWTALSASFDSTRSPTTGKAIVGFVFITFFFYAIAWAPLLQAYTVEIFPYTLRSRGVSVMYVSTFVGLVVGNQVNPIAMKNIGWKYYIVFCCILACLIVVIWFLFPETKGHTLEEIQAIFEGTSHGALHAGKLDDIENGRLDQDGKKDRKVDQVELA from the exons ATGGGTTCCTCACCAACAGAGAAGAAAGGTGCTGCCGCGGCTGCCGGCAATGACCTTGCAGCA GTACTTCCCGATGATGCTCGACCTTGGTATCGCGTACCGCATCTCCTGAagctcaaccttctccttcttattCCTCTCGTGTCATCAGGCGCGATTGGTTATGATG GATCGATGATGAACGGTCTCCAGACCCTCCCTCAATGGAGAGGCTACTTTGGACAGCCCGAAGGCGCCATGCTCGGTGCTCTCAACTCCGTATACCCAGCTGGAAAGGTCATCGCCCTATTCTTCGTCACCTACGTATGCGATCGATTCGGTAGAAagacagccatgatggtCGGAGCCTTGACTTGTGTCGCTTTCGCAATCATGCAAGCTGTGTCACAGAACTTGGAGACTTTCATTGCGGCGAGAGCTATCCTCGGTTTCTTCACAAGTTTCTTGGCTCAGCCGAGCCCTATCCTCATCACTGAGCTTGCCTATCCTACACACCGAGGAAAGCTTACCGCACTGTACAACACATCCTTC TACCTCGGAGGTATTATTGCCGCCTGGTGCACATACGGAACCTTCAAGATCGACTCAACATGGAGCTGGAGAAtcccctctcttctccagggAGCCCTCCCCTTCATCCAGCTCCTCGCCGTTTACTTCCTTCCTGAATCTCCCCGATGGCTCGTCGCCCACGGTCGACGCGAAGAAGCCCGCAAGATCCTCGCCACGTATCACGCCGGCGGCGACGCAAACGCTCCACTTGTCAACTTCGAGATGGCAGAGATTGAGGGTGCTTTGACGCACGAAGCCGATGCCATGTCACAGAACTCTTGGCTCGAACTCGTCAGAACTCCTGCGAACAGAAAGAGAACACTCATTGCCGTTATCGTGGGTTGGTTTGCTCAGTGGAACGGTATCAACCTCGTCAG CTACTACCTTGTTCTCGTCCTCAACACAATTGGTATCACAGCTGCTAAGGAACAGACTCTCATCAACGGTCTTTTACAGATCTCAAACTGGCTTGCCGCGATCTTCGTTGGTGCTATGTTAGTCGACAGACTTGGACGTCGCACTCTGTTCCTTCTTTCGACTTGTGGCATGTTCGTGTCGTACATTATCTGGACCGCTCTTAGTGCTTCGTTCGACAGTACTCGAAGCCCAACTACCGGAAAGGCCATTGTCGGCTTTGTGTTTATCACATTCTTCTTCTACGCTATTGCTTGGGCCCCTCTCCTTCAAGCGTATACCGTTGAGATCTTCCCGTATACCCTTCGCAGCCGCGGTGTCTCCGTCATGTACGTCAGCACATTCGTTGGTCTTGTCGTTGGGAACCAGGTCAACCCAATTGCCATGAAGAACATCGGTTGGAAATACTACATTGTCTTCTGCTGCATTCTCGCCTGTCTCATCGTTGTTATCTGGTTCCTTTTCCCCGAGACCAAGGGTCATACTCTGGAGGAAATCCAGGCCATCTTTGAGGGGACCTCTCACGGAGCTCTTCATGCTGGTAAGCTGGATGACATTGAGAATGGGCGATTGGAtcaggatggcaagaaggataGAAAGGTCGACCAGGTTGAACTTGCTTAG